A genome region from Rhodohalobacter mucosus includes the following:
- a CDS encoding sensor histidine kinase, with protein MKDRSSRHTLALILLFIIAALLLLVLNDVGSRLHSGVRAYTAGESQWTKAQKEAALALVNYASSGDLDAYQAYLNHLEVIEGARMARTELNAQNPDYGLIRNSFLRAGNEPENIRHLIWFYENYTTFPQFQRAVDYWIEGDVVIGFLNQTGEELFQLISSDDLTEPMRQRYISRIYEIDESLSAAETGFAASIHNSAEWTSTRIYWVNFFAVILAFLVTGSYTTVRLVQMARRNRKLNASKKRYSNVLSHSRDIIYQLDIKTGKYRYMTPSAKSILGYDVQKVKNGGVAFIMSLIHPEDQERVREDIITYGEENAEDKLKTDIQFRLRKKSGEYIWVNNRRALLKSSEGKPIAIVGNVRDISDDKNRIDSLNESLKEKETLLSEIHHRVKNNLSIVSSLVELQKNSPDAGSEKSFDEIQARIKSIALVHEKLYENETFSEVDLSDYLDDLLNMIHFTFDSGHKQVNIDRDLDSLSVNIKRAVPIGLICNEMINNCYKYAFEGRDDGNINVVFRVNGEKAALTVEDDGIGLPENFEEMKQQSLGMTLIEVLTKQVEGELHYESNEGSSFTVEFGIN; from the coding sequence TTGAAGGATAGGAGTAGCAGGCATACGCTGGCGCTGATTCTTCTATTCATCATTGCGGCGCTGTTATTACTTGTGCTCAATGATGTTGGAAGTCGTCTGCATTCCGGCGTACGCGCATACACTGCCGGTGAAAGCCAGTGGACCAAGGCTCAGAAAGAGGCTGCGCTTGCATTGGTGAACTATGCTTCGAGCGGCGATTTAGATGCATATCAGGCCTATCTGAACCATCTTGAGGTTATTGAAGGAGCCCGGATGGCCCGTACAGAACTGAATGCTCAGAACCCTGACTACGGCCTCATAAGAAACAGTTTTCTGAGAGCCGGGAATGAGCCGGAAAATATCAGGCATCTTATCTGGTTCTATGAAAATTACACCACCTTCCCTCAGTTTCAAAGAGCCGTTGATTACTGGATAGAAGGTGATGTGGTGATCGGGTTTCTGAATCAAACCGGTGAAGAACTATTTCAGCTAATCTCGTCAGATGATCTGACGGAACCCATGCGGCAGCGCTATATCAGCCGGATATATGAGATCGACGAAAGCCTTTCTGCCGCGGAAACGGGTTTTGCAGCCTCAATCCACAATTCAGCGGAATGGACGAGTACCCGAATATACTGGGTCAATTTCTTTGCAGTAATTCTGGCTTTCCTCGTTACAGGCAGCTATACCACCGTTCGTCTCGTTCAAATGGCCCGACGGAACAGGAAGCTGAATGCGTCCAAAAAACGTTACAGCAATGTACTGAGCCATTCCAGGGATATTATTTATCAGCTCGATATTAAAACGGGTAAATACAGGTATATGACCCCATCGGCCAAAAGCATATTGGGGTACGATGTTCAGAAGGTGAAAAACGGAGGAGTGGCCTTTATTATGAGCCTGATACACCCTGAAGATCAGGAGCGGGTCAGAGAGGATATTATTACTTACGGTGAAGAAAATGCTGAAGATAAGCTTAAAACGGATATTCAATTCAGACTTCGGAAAAAGAGTGGTGAATATATCTGGGTGAACAACAGGCGTGCACTTCTTAAATCATCAGAAGGCAAGCCAATTGCGATTGTAGGAAATGTGCGGGATATATCTGATGATAAAAACAGAATTGACTCATTGAATGAGTCGCTCAAAGAGAAAGAGACGCTTCTTTCCGAAATCCATCACAGAGTAAAAAATAACCTTTCGATCGTTTCAAGCCTTGTAGAGCTGCAGAAGAATTCGCCGGATGCAGGTTCTGAAAAAAGCTTCGATGAGATCCAGGCGAGAATTAAATCCATCGCGCTCGTACACGAAAAACTCTATGAGAATGAGACATTTTCCGAGGTGGATTTGTCGGATTACCTGGACGACTTGCTGAACATGATTCATTTCACATTCGATTCCGGCCACAAACAGGTCAACATTGACCGGGACCTGGATTCACTCTCAGTGAATATCAAACGAGCGGTTCCCATCGGCCTGATCTGTAACGAAATGATCAATAACTGTTATAAGTATGCTTTTGAAGGCAGAGATGACGGAAATATTAATGTAGTATTCAGGGTTAACGGAGAAAAAGCTGCTTTGACGGTTGAGGACGATGGAATCGGCCTGCCGGAAAATTTTGAGGAGATGAAGCAGCAGTCACTGGGAATGACGCTGATTGAGGTGCTCACGAAACAGGTTGAGGGAGAGCTTCACTATGAGAGCAATGAAGGCTCAAGCTTTACGGTTGAGTTTGGAATAAATTAG
- a CDS encoding DUF4342 domain-containing protein, translated as MENSSRTIMEEIQGTVSEIISQIRRLIREGNARRVVVKNKDGKVLFQSQLTVGVAGTAFFAFYAPVLTAISTLLLYASDVRVFVEKEIDESTDEYEVEAEIIEIDEDDDDTVEKEAKEKEKKESKSKKSSSKKKGEADKTVGKKKKS; from the coding sequence ATGGAAAATTCCAGCAGAACGATAATGGAAGAAATTCAGGGTACCGTCAGTGAAATCATCTCCCAGATCCGGCGCCTCATCAGGGAAGGCAATGCACGCAGGGTGGTCGTTAAAAACAAGGATGGAAAGGTTCTGTTTCAGAGTCAGTTAACCGTCGGTGTAGCAGGAACCGCCTTTTTTGCATTCTACGCACCGGTTCTAACGGCCATTTCAACGCTTCTTCTTTACGCAAGCGACGTTCGCGTGTTTGTGGAAAAAGAGATCGATGAATCCACCGACGAGTATGAAGTGGAGGCGGAAATCATCGAAATTGATGAAGACGATGATGATACGGTTGAAAAAGAAGCAAAAGAGAAGGAGAAAAAAGAGTCGAAGTCAAAAAAATCCTCTTCAAAAAAGAAAGGGGAGGCCGATAAAACGGTAGGTAAAAAGAAGAAATCTTAA
- a CDS encoding magnesium chelatase domain-containing protein has protein sequence MLSRVYCASTIGVDARLIEVEVHMSGGVPKYFLVGLPDRAVSESKDRIDAALKNAGARFPRGRITVNMAPADLPKEGSAFDLPIAVSLLAVSDQIVTDKLQRSLILGELALDGKLRPVKGVLPMAVEARNRGLEYVLVPEANGNEAAVVDGICVMGFQSLQQVMEWLQNEKSMQPVHVDPKALFKKNGQQELLDFEDVRGQENVKRALEVAAAGGHNLITVYMV, from the coding sequence ATGCTGTCAAGAGTATACTGCGCGTCAACCATCGGGGTAGATGCGCGTCTTATCGAAGTGGAAGTGCACATGAGCGGTGGCGTGCCGAAATATTTTCTTGTGGGTCTGCCCGACCGTGCAGTGAGCGAGTCGAAAGACCGGATCGATGCGGCTCTGAAAAATGCAGGAGCCCGTTTTCCCCGGGGGCGGATTACCGTGAATATGGCACCCGCAGACCTGCCCAAAGAAGGAAGTGCTTTTGATCTGCCCATTGCGGTAAGCCTGCTGGCTGTTTCAGACCAGATTGTAACAGACAAGCTGCAGCGATCATTGATATTGGGCGAACTGGCGCTTGATGGAAAGCTGCGTCCGGTAAAAGGTGTGCTGCCGATGGCCGTGGAAGCCAGAAACCGCGGCCTGGAATATGTGCTTGTGCCGGAGGCAAACGGAAATGAAGCAGCCGTTGTGGATGGAATATGTGTTATGGGATTTCAGTCCCTCCAGCAGGTAATGGAGTGGCTGCAAAATGAGAAAAGCATGCAGCCTGTGCATGTAGATCCAAAGGCACTGTTCAAAAAAAACGGCCAGCAGGAACTGCTCGACTTTGAGGACGTTCGCGGACAGGAAAACGTAAAGCGTGCACTGGAGGTGGCGGCAGCGGGAGGCCATAACCTGATTACAGTATATATGGTTTAA
- a CDS encoding NAD(P)(+) transhydrogenase (Re/Si-specific) subunit beta, with protein sequence MSQFLPDFIQSYIPNSIQLIYLIATGFFIVGIRRLGSPATARSGNQLASIGMFIGVFVTLFDRDIISFEFIIAGVILGALLGAFAAKKVKMTAMPEMVAVFNGFGGGASALVAWGEFSRLETGSFEVQALITTGLSILIGSITFTGSFIAFGKLKGFIGGGRIALPGQNIINLVLTAAALALVGWFTVDPEYQLVFWSLFGLALLIGVLTVLPIGGADMPVVISLLNSYSGIAASMAGFVLGNNLLIISGALVGAAGLILTNIMCQAMNRTLFNVLFGAFGGDEGGPGQDLGDKSVQQTFADDVAIQCSYANKVIVVPGYGLAVAQAQHILKEVANLLEEKGVTVKYGIHPVAGRMPGHMNVLLAEADVPYDQLYDMDDINPEFKSTDVVLIIGANDVVNPAAKTNPGSPIYGMPILDVDEAKRTIVFKRSMNPGYAGIENELFYSDKNQMFFGDAKKSLQDLAVAIKELD encoded by the coding sequence ATGAGTCAGTTTCTTCCCGATTTTATTCAAAGCTATATTCCCAACAGCATACAGCTGATCTATCTTATTGCTACCGGTTTCTTTATTGTAGGGATCAGACGTCTGGGGTCGCCTGCAACGGCACGATCAGGAAACCAGCTTGCCTCAATCGGTATGTTCATCGGGGTATTCGTAACCCTGTTCGACCGTGATATTATCTCTTTTGAGTTCATTATAGCAGGCGTCATACTGGGAGCCCTTCTGGGAGCATTTGCTGCAAAAAAAGTAAAAATGACCGCGATGCCCGAAATGGTGGCCGTTTTCAACGGATTTGGAGGCGGTGCATCCGCACTGGTTGCCTGGGGTGAGTTTAGCAGGCTCGAAACGGGGTCTTTCGAAGTGCAGGCACTGATTACAACCGGTCTCAGTATCCTGATCGGCTCCATTACATTTACCGGCTCCTTTATTGCATTCGGTAAGCTGAAAGGGTTCATCGGCGGCGGACGCATTGCTCTTCCCGGTCAGAATATTATCAATCTTGTGTTGACTGCAGCGGCCCTGGCCCTTGTGGGATGGTTTACGGTTGATCCGGAATATCAGCTGGTTTTCTGGAGCCTGTTCGGCCTCGCACTGCTTATCGGGGTTCTTACCGTATTGCCGATTGGAGGCGCGGATATGCCGGTTGTCATTTCACTGCTGAACTCATATTCCGGTATTGCTGCGTCCATGGCAGGTTTTGTTCTCGGAAACAACCTGCTCATTATCAGCGGTGCGCTGGTTGGTGCTGCAGGACTGATTCTTACCAACATTATGTGCCAGGCCATGAACCGCACGCTCTTCAATGTTCTGTTCGGAGCGTTTGGTGGTGATGAGGGCGGGCCCGGCCAGGACCTCGGCGATAAATCCGTTCAACAGACCTTTGCAGACGATGTCGCCATTCAGTGCTCCTATGCCAACAAGGTAATTGTTGTACCCGGCTATGGTCTTGCGGTGGCACAGGCACAGCATATCCTGAAAGAGGTAGCCAACCTGCTTGAGGAAAAGGGTGTTACCGTGAAGTATGGCATTCATCCGGTTGCGGGACGCATGCCGGGACACATGAACGTACTCCTTGCTGAAGCCGATGTGCCCTACGATCAGCTTTATGATATGGACGATATAAATCCGGAATTCAAATCTACCGACGTGGTTTTGATCATCGGGGCCAATGATGTGGTAAACCCTGCCGCAAAAACAAATCCGGGCAGTCCAATCTACGGAATGCCTATTCTGGATGTGGATGAGGCAAAGAGAACGATTGTGTTTAAAAGAAGTATGAACCCGGGATACGCAGGTATTGAAAACGAACTCTTCTACAGCGATAAGAACCAGATGTTTTTTGGGGATGCGAAGAAGTCGCTTCAGGACCTTGCGGTTGCCATAAAAGAGCTGGATTAA
- a CDS encoding Re/Si-specific NAD(P)(+) transhydrogenase subunit alpha, which yields MIASVCKETEQHEKRVALTPEGVAALVKLGVEVHVESGAGTASSYTDQMYTEAGATLSNSRDSLISGCDILLAVQAPAEPVIRKMKAGATLVSFIWPLQNETYVELLKLQNITALAMDTIPRISRAQSMDALSSMSNIAGYKAALMGANQLDRYLPMMMTAAGTIPPAKVLVLGAGVAGLQAIATAKRLGAVVEAFDIRPAVKEQVESLGAKFVDVPLEEASETEGGYAKELSEKNKQKQREVIHDHVRKSDIVITTALIPGRPAPLLVTKAMVEDMSPGSVIVDIAAEQGGNCEVTKPGETIVHQGVRIVAPFNIPSSLAFHASKLYSKNLMSLLSLLIKEGKPEYNFEDQIIVNATVTHQGELVSPFVKDNLN from the coding sequence TTGATTGCATCAGTCTGTAAGGAAACAGAACAGCACGAAAAGCGGGTCGCCCTTACGCCGGAAGGGGTTGCAGCCCTGGTGAAGCTTGGAGTGGAAGTACACGTCGAAAGCGGCGCGGGCACAGCCTCGAGCTACACCGATCAGATGTACACAGAAGCCGGGGCCACTCTTTCGAACAGCAGGGACTCCCTTATATCAGGGTGCGATATTCTGCTGGCAGTTCAGGCACCTGCCGAGCCCGTTATACGGAAAATGAAAGCAGGCGCCACACTGGTATCGTTTATCTGGCCGCTTCAAAATGAAACATATGTGGAGCTTTTAAAACTTCAAAACATTACGGCACTGGCCATGGATACCATTCCCCGCATCAGTCGCGCTCAGTCGATGGATGCGCTCTCATCCATGAGCAACATTGCGGGATACAAGGCTGCCCTGATGGGTGCAAATCAACTTGATAGATATCTGCCCATGATGATGACCGCTGCCGGAACCATACCCCCGGCCAAGGTATTGGTACTGGGCGCCGGCGTTGCCGGTTTGCAGGCAATTGCAACAGCCAAAAGGCTGGGTGCCGTTGTAGAGGCTTTCGATATTCGCCCGGCCGTCAAGGAGCAGGTGGAAAGTCTTGGGGCTAAATTTGTCGATGTTCCGCTCGAGGAAGCATCAGAAACTGAAGGCGGATACGCAAAAGAACTATCGGAAAAAAACAAACAGAAGCAGCGCGAAGTTATTCATGATCATGTCCGCAAATCCGATATTGTTATCACAACAGCTCTTATTCCGGGAAGGCCGGCACCTTTACTGGTCACCAAAGCCATGGTTGAAGACATGAGCCCCGGCTCGGTTATCGTCGATATAGCTGCCGAACAGGGCGGAAATTGCGAAGTAACCAAACCCGGTGAGACGATTGTCCATCAAGGCGTCAGGATCGTGGCCCCATTTAACATACCCAGTTCACTGGCCTTTCATGCAAGCAAGCTTTACTCAAAAAACCTTATGTCTCTTTTGAGTCTTCTCATCAAGGAAGGTAAACCGGAATATAACTTTGAGGACCAAATCATCGTCAACGCGACCGTCACACATCAGGGTGAACTGGTTTCCCCGTTTGTGAAAGATAATTTAAACTAA
- the trxB gene encoding thioredoxin-disulfide reductase produces MKDIEGKTYDVVIVGSGPAGLTAALYAARADLNPIIFEGPEPGGQLMQTTDVENYPGYPEGVMGPKMMEDFRQQAKRFGADCRYGYVTRIDFDNRPYKLTVDEEATVYAHAIIIATGASAMWLDLPSEQRLRGKGVSACATCDGAFFRNEHVVIVGGGDTAMEEATFLTKFASKVTVIHRRDELRASKAMQNRAFENEKIEFMWDSELQEVMGEQAVQGVKVKNNKTGEVTTLEDVTGVFIAIGHKPNTDLFKGVLSMDDVGYIKTKGQSTETDLPGIFASGDAMDPIYRQAVTAAGTGCRAALDAERYLADNKDEKAIAQEHWK; encoded by the coding sequence ATGAAAGATATTGAAGGAAAAACATACGACGTGGTAATTGTTGGCAGCGGACCCGCAGGTTTGACTGCCGCGCTGTATGCTGCCAGAGCGGATCTCAATCCAATTATTTTTGAGGGACCTGAACCCGGCGGACAGCTGATGCAGACCACAGACGTAGAGAACTACCCGGGCTATCCGGAAGGCGTTATGGGTCCTAAAATGATGGAGGATTTCCGCCAACAGGCAAAGCGTTTCGGTGCAGACTGCCGCTACGGATATGTAACCCGGATCGATTTTGACAATCGTCCATACAAGCTTACGGTGGATGAAGAGGCGACCGTTTATGCTCATGCAATTATTATTGCGACAGGTGCTTCTGCAATGTGGCTTGATCTGCCAAGTGAACAGCGTCTACGCGGAAAAGGAGTAAGCGCCTGTGCTACGTGCGATGGGGCTTTTTTCCGGAATGAACATGTTGTTATTGTGGGTGGTGGCGATACGGCAATGGAGGAAGCAACATTTCTCACCAAGTTTGCAAGCAAGGTAACCGTGATTCATCGGAGGGATGAATTGCGCGCTTCCAAAGCGATGCAGAACCGTGCATTCGAAAACGAGAAAATAGAGTTTATGTGGGACTCTGAACTCCAGGAAGTAATGGGCGAGCAGGCCGTTCAGGGTGTAAAAGTTAAAAACAACAAAACCGGTGAGGTCACAACGCTTGAGGACGTAACGGGTGTTTTTATAGCGATTGGCCACAAACCGAATACGGATCTGTTCAAGGGTGTACTCTCCATGGATGATGTGGGCTACATTAAAACCAAAGGTCAGTCTACCGAAACCGACCTCCCGGGTATTTTTGCTAGCGGCGACGCTATGGATCCGATCTATCGCCAGGCCGTCACTGCGGCGGGAACCGGCTGCCGCGCTGCTCTTGATGCAGAGCGATATTTAGCTGATAACAAAGACGAGAAAGCAATCGCTCAGGAGCACTGGAAGTAG
- a CDS encoding NAD(P) transhydrogenase subunit alpha, with translation MEDLIFNLFIFVLASFVGFELISKVPPTLHTPLMSGANAISGITLIGALIIAGGSESVYAQWIGFVAIVFATINVVGGFMVTDRMLEMFKKKEDDK, from the coding sequence ATGGAAGATCTCATTTTTAACCTGTTCATTTTTGTTCTGGCCTCCTTTGTAGGCTTTGAACTGATCTCCAAGGTACCCCCCACTCTGCATACGCCTCTGATGTCGGGCGCAAACGCCATCTCCGGCATCACGCTTATCGGTGCTCTCATCATTGCCGGCGGATCAGAAAGCGTCTACGCACAGTGGATTGGATTTGTGGCCATTGTTTTCGCCACCATTAACGTTGTGGGCGGATTTATGGTCACAGACCGCATGCTGGAGATGTTCAAAAAAAAGGAGGATGACAAATGA
- the sucC gene encoding ADP-forming succinate--CoA ligase subunit beta: MKIHEYQAKELFKEYGVAVPDGVAATSVEEAVEAAREMKESGTDLFVVKAQIHAGGRGKGRTKKSNAKGVILCKTIEEVQDAAESLLGDTLVTIQTGEEGQEVKTLYVTDGVDIEKEFYLGILLDRAKSQNVIMVSTEGGVEIETVAEETPEKIVKEWVEPGMDLAPNQARRLAFALGFEGDAFKKAVKFINKLYNFYVEKDADMVEINPLVLTPQGDVLALDAKVTFDGNATYRHKDIQELRDTSEENPIELEASKYDLNYIKLDGNVGCMVNGAGLAMATMDIIKLSGGEPANFLDVGGGANVETVKNGFRIILEDPNVQAILINIFGGIVRCDRVANGVIEAIKDPEIAKKVEDVPIIVRLQGTNAEEAKEIIDNSDLNVISAVLLKEAAEEVSKVLAA, encoded by the coding sequence ATGAAAATTCATGAGTACCAAGCCAAAGAGCTTTTTAAAGAGTATGGAGTTGCTGTACCCGATGGTGTAGCCGCCACTTCAGTTGAAGAGGCTGTGGAAGCAGCCCGCGAAATGAAAGAAAGCGGTACGGACCTGTTTGTTGTAAAAGCCCAGATTCATGCCGGCGGCCGGGGAAAGGGCCGCACCAAAAAGAGCAATGCAAAGGGCGTCATTCTTTGTAAAACCATTGAAGAAGTACAAGATGCCGCTGAATCGCTGCTGGGAGATACCCTGGTAACTATACAAACCGGGGAAGAGGGTCAGGAGGTGAAAACCCTCTATGTAACGGATGGAGTGGACATTGAGAAAGAGTTTTATCTTGGAATTCTGCTCGATCGCGCAAAAAGCCAGAATGTGATTATGGTATCCACCGAAGGCGGTGTTGAAATTGAGACCGTTGCAGAGGAAACACCCGAGAAGATCGTAAAAGAGTGGGTGGAGCCGGGAATGGATCTGGCACCAAACCAGGCGCGCAGGCTGGCATTCGCCCTTGGCTTTGAGGGAGATGCTTTCAAAAAGGCCGTAAAGTTTATCAACAAGCTCTACAATTTTTATGTTGAAAAGGATGCCGACATGGTGGAGATTAACCCTCTCGTCTTAACACCCCAAGGAGACGTACTGGCACTGGACGCCAAAGTTACCTTCGACGGCAATGCGACCTATCGCCACAAGGATATTCAGGAGCTGCGCGATACATCCGAAGAAAATCCGATAGAACTGGAAGCCTCCAAATATGACCTGAACTACATCAAACTTGACGGGAATGTTGGTTGCATGGTGAACGGCGCCGGACTGGCAATGGCTACCATGGATATCATCAAGCTATCAGGCGGCGAGCCTGCAAACTTCCTCGATGTTGGCGGTGGGGCCAATGTGGAAACCGTAAAGAACGGATTCCGGATTATCCTCGAAGATCCCAACGTGCAAGCGATACTTATCAATATTTTCGGCGGCATTGTTCGCTGCGATCGGGTAGCCAATGGCGTGATTGAAGCAATCAAAGATCCTGAAATAGCCAAAAAAGTGGAAGACGTTCCCATTATTGTGCGACTGCAGGGAACCAACGCTGAAGAGGCCAAAGAGATTATTGACAACAGCGACCTGAATGTAATATCAGCCGTACTGCTCAAGGAAGCAGCGGAAGAGGTCTCCAAAGTGCTTGCAGCCTGA